One genomic window of Solanum stenotomum isolate F172 chromosome 9, ASM1918654v1, whole genome shotgun sequence includes the following:
- the LOC125877562 gene encoding protein MLP2-like — translation MNSDSRHIRMTLRSKSRICRVGSNNDSGKRRNSIIISKTISASKLCRCDALGSQIDTNALVSLEMKPSFNHSSKNRTDRRVVMQEQMEKLEEDLRETREQLCFVEGEKKKAINELSEIKQVVHKASDGITSSELYEEVRTLKELLTNKQEEVKIKDKNIKSLKLELEKAIKCDLKIPEKDVSSPVKAFKIRVMDWLSDFKRRVQELEDELENKKLSESKIFDAWLAKTRQFEKIKIELEESMLEIASLHEKIESFDTSYNGETKNSTEKEIRNENEKIASSKAKALNDEMSLLKREMKLANEAEEKSRKALDDLALALKEVSYEASEAKEKLCATQQELGLVKKEVRNLKEIVKSTKARYKFFLDEAKRETELYRNTSERLKLEADESLSSWNGKEMSFIECIKEVQEERDLAIHEATKLNESLKESEQRSKAAKEENYKLRDILKQAINEAKAAADLARRENSQLKDGQAKIG, via the exons ATGAATAGTGATTCGAGACACATACGCATGACGTTACGTTCCAAGTCAAG GATTTGCAGAGTAGGGTCCAATAATGATTCTGGAAAGAGGAGAAATTCTATAATCATTTCAAAAACAATTTCTGCATCCAAACTTTGTAGATGTGATGCTTTGGGATCACAAATTGATACCAATGCCCTTGTTTCTCTTGAAATGAAGCCCTCTTTTAACCATTCATCTAAG aATCGAACTGATAGACGTGTTGTTATGCAAGAACAAATGGAAAAACTTGAGGAGGATTTGAGAGAGACAAGAGAACAATTATGTTTTGTTgaaggagaaaagaagaaagctaTAAATGAACTAAGTGAGATAAAACAAGTGGTCCACAAGGCAAGTGATGGAATAACATCAAGTGAACTCTATGAAGAAGTTAGGACTTTAAAGGAATTGCTTACTAACAAACAAGAAGAAGTAAAGATAAAAGATAAGAATATCAAGTCTTTGAAGTTGGAGCTCGAAAAGGCGATAAAATGTGATCTCAAGATACCAGAAAAAGATGTATCTAGTCCTGTAAAAGCATTCAAGATTCGTGTAATGGATTGGTTATCCGATTTTAAGAGAAGGGTTCAagaattagaagatgaattggAGAACAAGAAGTTATCAGAGTCCAAAATATTTGATGCTTGGTTAGCTAAGACAAGACAGTTTGAAAAAATTAAGATTGAACTCGAAGAATCCATGCTTGAAATAGCTTCTCTTCAtgaaaagattgaatctttcgACACTTCTTACAATGGAGAGACTAAAAATTCAACTGAAAAGGAAATTAGAAACGAGAACGAGAAGATTGCATCATCAAAGGCCAAGGCTTTGAATGATGAGATGAGTTTGctaaaaagagaaatgaaattGGCAAATGAGGCAGAGGAAAAGAGCAGAAAGGCTTTAGATGATTTGGCGTTGGCGTTGAAGGAAGTTTCTTACGAAGCATCTGAGGCGAAAGAGAAGCTTTGTGCTACACAACAAGAATTAGGACTAGTGAAAAAGGAGGTTAGAAATCTGAAAGAGATTGTCAAAAGCACTAAGGctagatataaattttttttggatgaagcGAAAAGGGAAACAGAATTGTATAGGAACACATCAGAGAGATTGAAATTAGAGGCGGATGAGTCACTTTCGTCTTGGAATGGGAAAGAAATGAGCTTCATCGAATGTATAAaagaagttcaagaagaaaGAGATCTTGCTATACACGAAGCTACTAAGCTCAACGAGTCTCTTAAAGAATCTGAGCAAAGAAGTAAAGCAGCAAAGGAAGAAAATTACAAATTGAGAGACATCCTAAAGCAGGCTATCAATGAGGCAAAAGCTGCTGCTGACTTAGCTAGACGGGAAAATTCTCAACTCAAAGATGGTCAAGCTAAAATAGGATGA
- the LOC125877563 gene encoding probable LRR receptor-like serine/threonine-protein kinase At3g47570: MTQTNVTTDQSALLSLKFQIISDPFHLLDESWSPAISVCHWVGVTCGSRHKRVTSLNISNMDLIGKIPSDFGNLTSLVSLDLSSNNFYGKLPQEMAHLRRLRFVKLSFNNFSGEVPSWFGVLHQLQVLTLRNNSFNGPITLSLFSNISTLQTLDLAYNSLEGQIPKEIGNLENLRLSGNKFIGFIPPSLSNASMLMTLELSLNFLGGSIPEEIGKLQNLKLLSIESNQLTGSIPFSIFNISGIEIIAFTNNTLSGNLPYDMCNCLPMLEMLYLSDNKLYGHMPVLVLNHNNLIGSFLREVGNLTELQILDLANNNLTGEIPKKISNQIELFDLSFNKFTGSLPMEIFNISGMREIQVTFNNVTGTLPLNIGSTLPNIEVIHLGNLNLYGTIPHSLSNCSKLTSLDLSLNRLTGMIPNSLGSLTHLQSLSLAINNLMGDSRLSFFTSLSNCRDLKILFLSSNPLYGVLPESIGNLSSTSLLRFRAIDCKIKGEIPKGIGNLSSLLELDLSRNGFTGPIPTTISNLRFLQSLKLSVNKLSGYIGDDLCKLQNLGYLNLTLNQLSGSLPNCLGNLTSLREMILGSNKLRSIIPKSLGNLINLLKLDLSSNNLGGSVPLEIGNLKAAIYMDLSINTLSNGIPKEIGSLQNLIYLSLRDNKLQGSIPGLMSSISALEFLDLSHNNVSGLIPKSLEKLLYLKYFNVSFNKLVGEIPLSGPFKNLSGESFMSNEALCGSPRFCVPPCHSSTSKHKSKRKKVIVLVLPGALVLVSIAFALLWIRYTRDKRTDPQQAVDSSFVVSTKGRISSYELLRATDSLSEINLIGSGSFGSVYKGILRDGTFIAAKVFNPQLQVAFRSFDTECQVLRNLRHRNLTKVITSCSNLEFKALILEYMPNGSLDKWLYSHNYFLDINHRLSIMIDVACALEYLHHGCSLPVVHCDLKPSNVLLDEDMVAHLSDFGISKLISKDESSLYTKTLATFGYIAPEYGLEGLVSIKCDVYSYGIMLMETFTRKNPNDEMFDGDFSLKQWVRNSLPQAAMEIVDANLISPHDNHLMKKLDCVVSIMKVAIDCCVESPKGRIDMKDVVGRLKTIKIQLLAC; the protein is encoded by the exons ATGACTCAAACCAACGTTACAACTGATCAATCCGCACTTCTTTCCTTGAAATTCCAAATCATTTCGGATCCCTTTCACTTGTTGGATGAAAGTTGGTCTCCAGCTATTTCTGTTTGTCATTGGGTTGGAGTCACTTGTGGTTCTCGCCACAAAAGAGTGACGTCATTGAATATTTCCAACATGGATCTTATAGGCAAAATTCCTTCTGATTTTGGGAATCTCACATCTCTTGTTTCTCTTGACTTGAGTAGTAATAATTTCTACGGAAAATTGCCTCAAGAAATGGCACATCTTCGTAGGTTAAGGTTTGTTAAACTTAGTTTTAACAACTTTAGCGGAGAGGTTCCTTCCTGGTTCGGGGTCTTACACCAACTTCAAGTTCTGACTCTAAGGAATAACAGTTTCAATGGTCCCATCACCCtctctttattttctaatatttccACACTTCAAACTTTGGATTTGGCATACAATTCCTTAGAGGGCCAAATAccaaaagaaataggaaatcttGAAAACTTGAGATTATCTGGCAACAAGTTTATAGGTTTTATCCCTCCGTCTCTCTCGAATGCCTCAATGTTGATGACATTAGAACTTTCTCTCAATTTCCTTGGAGGAAGCATTCCAGAAGAGATTGGAAAACTTCAAAACCTAAAACTTTTGTCAATAGAATCCAATCAACTTACAGGTTCTATACCATTCTCGATCTTCAACATTTCTGGAATTGAGATCATTGCATTTACAAATAATACCTTATCAGGAAATCTTCCTTATGATATGTGTAATTGTCTTCCAATGCTCGAAATGCTCTATCTAAGTGACAACAAGCTATATGGTCATATGCCT GTTTTGGTACTGAATCACAACAATCTAATTGGATCCTTTCTGAGGGAGGTTGGCAATTTGACAGAATTGCAAATTCTGGATCTTGCCAATAATAATCTTACAG GTGAAATACCGAAAAAAATTAGCAATCAGATTGAGTTGTTTGATCTTAGTTTCAACAAGTTTACTGGTTCACTACCAATGGAGATTTTCAACATATCGGGTATGAGAGAGATTCAAGTTACTTTCAATAATGTGACAGGAACTCTCCCATTAAACATAGGTTCAACGTTACCCAACATTGAAGTTATTCATCTGGGCAACTTAAATCTTTATGGGACTATACCTCATTCTCTCTCCAATTGTTCCAAACTCACTAGTCTAGACCTTTCTCTCAATAGACTAACCGGTATGATTCCCAACTCTCTCGGAAGTTTGACTCATCTACAGTCCCTAAGCTTGGCAATAAACAATTTAATGGGCGATAGTAGGTTAAGCTTCTTCACTTCCTTGTCAAATTGTAGAGATTTAAAAATTCTTTTCCTCTCTTCGAACCCTCTATATGGTGTGCTTCCAGAATCCATAGGGAACCTTTCCAGTACTTCTCTTCTAAGGTTTAGAGCTATTGATTGCAAAATTAAGGGGGAAATTCCAAAAGGAATTGGGAACTTAAGCAGCTTATTAGAGCTCGATCTTTCAAGAAACGGTTTCACTGGACCAATTCCCACAACAATCAGCAACTTGAGATTCCTTCAGAGCTTGAAGTTGAGTGTCAACAAACTTTCTGGATATATTGGAGATGATCTATGCAAATTACAGAACTTGGGTTATTTAAACTTGACTCTGAATCAACTATCAGGATCTCTTCCGAATTGTTTGGGAAACTTAACTTCCCTTCGGGAGATGATTCTAGGTTCCAACAAATTGCGTTCAATCATTCCAAAAAGCTTAGGAAACCTCATAAACCTCTTGAAGCTAGACTTATCGTCAAACAACTTGGGTGGCTCTGTACCTTTGGAAATTGGAAATCTAAAGGCTGCGATATATATGGATCTATCAATAAATACACTCTCAAATGGAATTCCTAAAGAAATTGGTAGCTTGCAAAATCTTATATACCTTTCTTTGAGAGACAACAAATTGCAAGGATCAATTCCAGGCTTGATGAGCAGCATTTCAGCTTTGGAATTTCTAGACCTTTCTCATAACAATGTTTCAGGATTGATTCCCAAGTCTTTGGAGAAGCTTCTATATCTCAAGTATTTCAACGTTTCATTCAACAAGTTGGTTGGTGAAATCCCCTTGAGTGGTCCTTTCAAGAACCTCTCTGGTGAGTCTTTCATGTCTAATGAAGCATTGTGTGGATCTCCAAGATTTTGTGTTCCCCCATGCCACAGTAGCACATCAAAGCATAAATCCAAGAGGAAAAAAGTGATTGTTCTTGTTCTACCGGGTGCACTTGTATTAGTCTCCATCGCCTTTGCCCTTTTATGGATAAGGTATACAAGAGATAAAAGAACTGATCCTCAGCAAGCAGTTGATTCATCCTTTGTCGTCTCAACAAAAGGAAGAATTTCATCCTATGAACTACTTCGAGCAACTGATTCACTCAGTGAGATCAATTTAATTGGTTCTGGGAGTTTCGGCTCTGTTTACAAAGGCATCCTCAGAGATGGGACTTTCATTGCAGCTAAAGTGTTCAACCCACAATTGCAAGTGGCATTTAGGAGTTTTGATACAGAATGTCAAGTTTTGCGCAACCTTCGTCATAGGAATCTCACCAAAGTCATCACTAGTTGTTCCAACCTTGAATTTAAGGCTTTAATACTCGAGTACATGCCCAATGGGAGCCTCGATAAGTGGTTGTATTCACACAACTACTTCTTAGACATCAATCATAGGCTAAGTATAATGATAGATGTGGCATGTGCATTGGAATATCTCCACCATGGCTGCTCATTACCCGTGGTTCATTGTGATTTGAAGCCTAGTAACGTCTTGTTGGATGAGGACATGGTTGCCCACCTAAGTGACTTTGGAATTTCAAAGCTGATTTCTAAAGATGAGAGTTCTTTATACACTAAAACATTAGCAACGTTTGGTTATATTGCACCAG AGTATGGACTGGAGGGATTGGTGTCAATAAAATGTGATGTTTATAGTTACGGGATCATGTTGATGGAAACATTTACTAGGAAAAATCCTAATGATGAAATGTTCGATGGAGATTTTAGTTTGAAGCAATGGGTGAGAAATTCACTCCCACAAGCAGCAATGGAAATTGTCGATGCCAACTTAATATCGCCACATGATAATCACTTAATGAAAAAGCTAGATTGTGTGGTATCCATCATGAAAGTGGCAATAGATTGTTGTGTTGAATCTCCTAAAGGAAGGATTGACATGAAAGACGTTGTGGGGAGGTTAAAGACAATCAAGATTCAACTTCTTGCATGTTGA
- the LOC125877999 gene encoding uncharacterized protein LOC125877999, producing MDFWKFFGFVRILKESIQLIPKNGKILGLITIFYLLFTSIFFLFFKSTSDSLLRDMFIKESVIPISSIHDSSLGNLLFRIKQNFKLVLAIDFSFFFSYLFISIFSTNTIILISSISYYNKTLNFKDLGIKIFRSCKRLVFTMFYTTIIVIGYFYFCLSMATPFLATSNLYNFSMVIIFKIFAYIIYLYLSIVWVMALVVSIVEEGNHGVMALRKAGKIIKGNEMKGFILNIVFNLLALIIYLGTQIIIKKWTFNKNNSMLILVNGSCLLKVFELVNYTVLYFHFKKEKGEEEIIQLQESIEYSKIYDLPLIIGGTN from the coding sequence atggatTTTTGGAAGTTTTTTGGCTTTGTGAGAATTTTAAAAGAATCCATTCAACTTATtccaaaaaatggaaaaatcttGGGATTAATAACCATTTTTTACCTTCTTTTCACctcaatattctttttatttttcaaatccaCCTCTGATTCTTTGTTAAGAGATATGTTTATTAAAGAATCCGTCATTCCTATTTCTAGTATACATGATTCTTCACTAGGTAATCTACTTTTTAGgattaaacaaaattttaaacttgttttagccattgatttttcattctttttttcctatttattcATCTCAATTTTCTCCACCAacacaataattttaatttcttctatatcatattataataaaactttaaatttcAAAGATTTAGGTATCAAGATTTTTAGATCATGCAAAAGGCTTGTTTTCACAATGTTTTATACCACAATTATTGTTATTggatatttttacttttgtttatcCATGGCAACTCCTTTTTTAGCTACATCTAacttatataatttttcaatggttattattttcaagattttcgcgtatattatttatctatatttatcGATCGTTTGGGTGATGGCCTTAGTGGTTTCAAttgttgaagaaggaaatcatggaGTTATGGCTCTTAGAAAAGCTGGAAAAATAATTAAGGGAAATGAGATGAAAgggtttattttaaatattgtgTTCAATTTATTggctttaattatttatttgggTACTCAAATTATTATTAAGAAATGGACTTTTAACAAGAATAATTCAATGTTGATTTTGGTTAATGGTTCTTGTTTATTGAAGGTGTTTGAGCTAGTAAATTATACGGTTTTATATTTCCAtttcaagaaagaaaaaggggaagaagagaTTATTCAATTGCAAGAAAGTATTGAATATAGCAAGATCTATGATTTACCATTAATAATTGGTGGTACAAATTAG